The Kocuria flava nucleotide sequence CCCCACGGGTGGGCGGGGCCGGGAGGTGCCTCCCCCGCGCGGGAGGCGGACGGGGCGCCGTCGGGACCTGCGGTGCCTGAGGTGCCTGCGGTGCCTGCGGAACGGTCGGCGTCGGTCATGCGGTGAGGGCTCTCCTGCCGGTCGGGGTCGGGGCTCACGGCTCGCTCACCTGCCGGCCCTCGGCGCACAGGGGGCAGATCTGCGGCAGCTTGCAGCCGTGGCCGTTGAACGTGCCCTCCGACTGGTCGTGGCGGGCGGTGAAGGTCTCCCCCGCCACGAGCTCGGCGGCGCGGGTGATGAGCAGCCGGGCCCAGTCGGCCTGGGGGTCCAGGGGGTCCTGCTGCTGGACGCGCGGGGTCTTCTCGTCGGTGCCGAGCTGGACGAGCAGCGCCCCGCCGGGCAGCTCGGCCACCGCCCCCTCCGGCAGCTCGAGGCGCTCCTCGTCGGTGCCGCCCGCCATGGCGGCGCCGGCGCCGGCGGCGAGGGCCACCTGGTAGGCCGCCAGCTGCGGGTGCTCGGGGATCTTCGCCCCGGCGGGCTTGGTCCGCCCGGTCTTGAGGTCCACGACGACGTAGCGGCCCTGCGCGTCCACCTCCAGCCGGTCCACCCGGCCGCGGAGCAGGGCGTCGCGGGCGGGGCCGCGGACCAGGACGTCGAAGGAGCCCTCGACGGCGGCGAGCCGGCGGCCGTGCTCCTGGCGGGCGTCGACGACGTACTGGGCGAACTTCCGCAGCATCTGCCGGGCGCGGCGCAGCTGCACCTCCGTCTCCCACGTCTCGGGCAGCCCGAGGGTGTGCCACCGGCGGTCCAGCTCCTCGACGAGCTCGCCGCCGGAGGACTCCGGCAGCTCCTCGGCGATGGCGTGCACGAGCGAGCCCAGGCTGCGGCTGAGGTCGGTGGCGGGCTCGGCGCGCGAGGCCGCCACGAACCAGTCCAGGGGCGAGCGGTGGATCGCCTCGATCCGCGACGGCGAGACGGGCACCGGCACCCCGTCGTCGAAGACCGGGTCGGTGCTGGTGAGCGCGGCGGTGCCCCACCAGGTGCCCGGGTCGGCGCCGGGGACGGGGCGCGGGGAGGCGGCGATGCGGTGGAGCAGGCGCGCCGCCGCCTCGGCGCGCACCGGGTCCTCCTCGTGGCGCTGCACCCACTGGCGCAGCTCGGCGACGAGGGCGCGCAGGGTCATGGGCCGCGGGGCGTCGACCGGCGTCCGCGCGGGGGCACCCGGGCCGGGCGGGTCCACGAGGTCGAGGAACTCGGAGGGCTGCTCGTCCTCGTTCGCGGCCGCGGTGACCACGAGGGTGCCACTGCTGCGGGAGACGGCCGCGGAGAAGGAGCGGAGCTCGTCGTGGCGGACCTGGCGCAGCCGGCTCAGCGGCGTGGTGCGCGCGGCCTGCTCGACGCCGAGGTCGAGGGCGTCGGTGAGCAGGTCGGCGCCGAGCAGCCGTCCGCGCAGGCGCGTGTTGGGCCACACCGACTCCTGCACCCCGGCGACGAACACGACCGGCCACTGCCGCCCGGCCGCGGTCGCGGGGGTCATGATCTCCACGGTCTCGTCCGTGGGCGCGCGGGCGGCGAGCGTGTCCATGGGCAGCTCCTGGCTCTCGACGTAGTCGAGGAACTGGGCGGCACTGGCCCCGGGGAGGTGGTCGACGTAGCGTTCTGCGGACTCGAAGAGCGCGACGACGGCGTCGAGGTCGCGGTCGGCCCGCTCCCCCGCCGGCCCGCCCTCGAGGGCGCGGCGGCGCCAGCCCTCGGCGACCCCGGCGGCCTCCCACAGCGCCCACAGGACGGTCTCCGCGGTCGCGCCCTCCTCGTGCAGGGCCCGGGTCCCGGCGGCGATCATGCGGGCGACGCGCCGGGCGGGGGCGGAGCGGACCCCGGCCGCGTCGAGCGCAGCGGGAGCGGCGAGCGCCTCGACGAGCAGGTCGTCGCTGCCGCGGCCCCCGCCGTCGGCGAGCTCCTCCGTCCGCAGCCGCTGGCGCAGGCGCCGGAGGTCCATGGGCGAGGCGCCGCCGATCCGGGAGGTGAGCAGCTCCACGGCGGCCTGGACGGTCAGGGCCCCGTGGTGGTCACCGGGGGACCCGTCGCCGCGGGACCCGGCGGCGTCGGCCTCGGTGACGATCCGCAGGGCGGCCAGCAGCGGCCGAACGGCGGGCTCGTCCCGCACCGGTGTCTCGGCGGCCGAGGTGCTCACGGGGACGCCGAGGACCGTCAGCTGCCGCTCCAGGCCCTCGAGCTGCCGCCCGTTGCGCACGATCACGGCCATGTCCCCGAGGGGCACCCCGTGCACGAGGTGGCGCTCCAGGACCTGGTGGGCGATCCAGCGCGCCTCGTGCAGCGGCGAGGACAGCACGGCGGTCAGGACCTCCCCGCGGTCCGCGGCGTCCGGTGCGTCCCGGTCGTCCGGGCCGTCGTCGGCGGCCTCCGGGTCGTGCGCCCCGGCGCCCGCCTCCTGCGGTCCGGCCGGTCCGCGCGCGCCCACCGGGTGCTGCCCGCCGAGGGTGCCGGGCGCGGCGGCCGGTCCCGGCACGGCGGCCCGGGCCGCGGGGCCGCCCTCGCCGGGCCGGTCCCCGTCGGGTGCGGCCGGCGCCGGCCGATCCGCCCCGGGACCGTGCTCCGCCCGGGCGGGCTCGAGCGCCCGGGGGGCGCGCACCAGCGCGGGCACCCGCTCGGCGACCCGCCGCCAGACCTCCGTCACCGCCGGCGGCATCCGCAGGGACGTGCCGAGATCGTGGCGCCGCAGGGGCCGGCCCGGTTCGGCGAGGCGGTCCTCCAGGGAGCGCAGCAGATCGGGGCGGGCCCCGCGGAAGCCCTGCACGACCGTGTCGGGGCAGGCGGTCGCGACCACGTCGCGCCCCCGGCCCAGCACGGCCAGCAGCCGGTGGATGGAAGGCGTGGCCTCCTGGAGGTCGTCGACGAGCAGGAGCTCGAGACGCTCCTGCTCGGCGCGCAGGAACCCCGGCTGCGCCTCGAGCAGGCGGGCCGCCTCGGAGACCAGCGCGGCGGGGTCGTAGGCCTCCGGCATCCGCAGCCGGCGCACGGCCTGGTACTCCGCCCGCAGCGCAGCGGCCGCCGCCCAGTCCGGGCGGTCCATGGCCCGGCCGAGGCGGCGCAGCTGCTCCGGGGCGAGGTCGTGCTCGGACATGCGGTCGAAGACCTCCCGCACCTCCTGCCGGAAGCCGCGGGTGCCCACGGCCTCCTGCAGGTCGCGCGGCCACACCACCGCGGCCCCCTCGCCCAGGGCGTGCCCGGCCATGAGCTCCGCGACGAGCACGTCCTGCTCGGGGCCGGAGAGCAGCTTCGGGGCCCGGTCGACGCCGGGCAGCAGTCCTTCGTTGCGCGCCCGCCGCAGCAGGTCGAAGGCGTAGGACTGCCACGCCCGCACGGGCGGGGAGCTCATGGTCGCGGCGACCGCGGCCGTGAGGTCGTCGCGGACCCGCGCCGCCGAGAGCCGCGAGGGGGTGAGCACGAGGAGGCGGTCCGGGTCGAGGCCGTCTCGGATCCTGCGGGCGGCCAGCTCGACGAGCACGCGGGTGCGGCCCGTGCCCGGCCCGCCCACGACGAGGCGGGGGCCGCACCCGGGCCGCAGTGCGGTGACGGCGGCCTGGTCGGCCGTGGGCCGCCAGGGGGGCCGGGCCTGCTCCGTGCCCGGCGGCGGCACCAGCGTCCAGCGCACGGGTCCGCCGTCCCCGGGGGCGTGCGGGGCGGCGGGGCCGGTGCGGGGTGCGGTGCGCTCGGTCCGGTGCATGGTCCCATCCCATCACGGCCCGCGGACGCGCTAAGCGCGGGTCCTGCGCGTCCGCCGGCCCTGCGTGCCCGCGCTCCCGGCGCCCGGTGCGTCAGCGGGTCGGAGGCGGCCGGTACCGTGGGCCCATGTCCACGTCCTCGCGACCTGCGCCCGACCAGCCCGCCCTCTTCGACCCCGCGCCGCCGCCCCCGCCCCCGGAGCGGAGCGGGGGCACCGGGGCCCAGGACGCCCTCTTCGACCTCGGAGAGCCCGCGGCGGCGGTGGCCTGGACGGAGGGGCCCCGGGCGGCCTTCGACCTCGAGACGACGGGCCGGGACCCGCTGGAGGCCCGCATCGTCACGGCCTCGATCGTGCGCACCGACGCCGCGGGCGAGGTGCTGGACGAGTGGGAGTGGCTGGC carries:
- a CDS encoding ATP-dependent helicase — its product is MHRTERTAPRTGPAAPHAPGDGGPVRWTLVPPPGTEQARPPWRPTADQAAVTALRPGCGPRLVVGGPGTGRTRVLVELAARRIRDGLDPDRLLVLTPSRLSAARVRDDLTAAVAATMSSPPVRAWQSYAFDLLRRARNEGLLPGVDRAPKLLSGPEQDVLVAELMAGHALGEGAAVVWPRDLQEAVGTRGFRQEVREVFDRMSEHDLAPEQLRRLGRAMDRPDWAAAAALRAEYQAVRRLRMPEAYDPAALVSEAARLLEAQPGFLRAEQERLELLLVDDLQEATPSIHRLLAVLGRGRDVVATACPDTVVQGFRGARPDLLRSLEDRLAEPGRPLRRHDLGTSLRMPPAVTEVWRRVAERVPALVRAPRALEPARAEHGPGADRPAPAAPDGDRPGEGGPAARAAVPGPAAAPGTLGGQHPVGARGPAGPQEAGAGAHDPEAADDGPDDRDAPDAADRGEVLTAVLSSPLHEARWIAHQVLERHLVHGVPLGDMAVIVRNGRQLEGLERQLTVLGVPVSTSAAETPVRDEPAVRPLLAALRIVTEADAAGSRGDGSPGDHHGALTVQAAVELLTSRIGGASPMDLRRLRQRLRTEELADGGGRGSDDLLVEALAAPAALDAAGVRSAPARRVARMIAAGTRALHEEGATAETVLWALWEAAGVAEGWRRRALEGGPAGERADRDLDAVVALFESAERYVDHLPGASAAQFLDYVESQELPMDTLAARAPTDETVEIMTPATAAGRQWPVVFVAGVQESVWPNTRLRGRLLGADLLTDALDLGVEQAARTTPLSRLRQVRHDELRSFSAAVSRSSGTLVVTAAANEDEQPSEFLDLVDPPGPGAPARTPVDAPRPMTLRALVAELRQWVQRHEEDPVRAEAAARLLHRIAASPRPVPGADPGTWWGTAALTSTDPVFDDGVPVPVSPSRIEAIHRSPLDWFVAASRAEPATDLSRSLGSLVHAIAEELPESSGGELVEELDRRWHTLGLPETWETEVQLRRARQMLRKFAQYVVDARQEHGRRLAAVEGSFDVLVRGPARDALLRGRVDRLEVDAQGRYVVVDLKTGRTKPAGAKIPEHPQLAAYQVALAAGAGAAMAGGTDEERLELPEGAVAELPGGALLVQLGTDEKTPRVQQQDPLDPQADWARLLITRAAELVAGETFTARHDQSEGTFNGHGCKLPQICPLCAEGRQVSEP